The following are encoded together in the Patagioenas fasciata isolate bPatFas1 chromosome 7, bPatFas1.hap1, whole genome shotgun sequence genome:
- the LOC136103265 gene encoding C-X-C chemokine receptor type 2-like isoform X2, which produces MKSEGYWACCTRGCMRDSVHLQHCPLPDIVWTWATVEQWRGLRGDLGAMETPGDPEVLSSLAHTILPPYPDAALCSTGKMESYSFSGDLSNLLFNYTYDYSTAMPDTAISAAPCRPDSSVLNKYLVVVIYCLVFILSVVGNGLVVLVVTSSHTNRSVTDVYLLNLAVADLLFALSLPLWAAYRAHEWIFGTVMCKAISMLQEANFYSGILLLACISVDRYLAIVYATRAATEKRHWVKFVCLGIWVFSVLFSLPVLLFREAFPSPNNGTVCYERIGGEDTAKWRIVLRILPQTFGFALPLLIMLFCYGVTIHTLLQTKNAQKQRAMKVIFAVVLVFLICWLPYNITLVLGFAHSCINPIIYAFIGQKFRNSFLKILAQRGLISKDAVARYGRTSYASTSGNTSTTL; this is translated from the exons ATGAAGTCTGAGGGGTACTGGGCATGTTGTACAAGGGGATGTATGAGGGACAGTGTCCACCTGCAGCACTGCCCATTACCTGACATAGTGTGGACATGGGCCACAGTGGAGCAATGGAGGGGGCTGAGAGGGGACCTGGGGGCAATGGAGACACCAGGGGATCCAGAGGTGCTGTCATCCCTTGCCCACACCATCCTCCCACCCTACCCTGATGCTGCTTTGTGCTCCACAGGCAAAATGGAGTCCTACTCCTTCAGTGGGGATTTATCCAACCTCCTCTTCAACTATACCTATGACTATAGCACGGCCATGCCCGACACTGCTATCTCTGCTGCTCCATGCCGGCCTGACAGCTCGGTCCTCAATAAGTACCTAGTGGTGGTGATCTACTGCCTCGTCTTCATCCTCAGTGTGGTGGGCAatgggctggtggtgctggtggtgacCTCCAGCCACACCAACCGCTCTGTCACTGATGTCTACCTGCTCAACCTGGCTGTGGCAGACCTGCTCTTCGCCCTCAGCCTGCCACTCTGGGCTGCCTACCGAGCCCATGAGTGGATCTTCGGCACCGTGATGTGCAAAGCCATCTCCATGCTGCAGGAGGCCAACTTCTACAGTGGCATCCTGCTGCTGGCCTGCATCAGTGTGGACCGCTACCTGGCCATTGTCTATGCCACGCGGGCTGCCACTGAGAAGAGGCACTGGGTGAAGTTTGTCTGCTTGGGCATCTGGGTCTTCTCTGTGTTGTTCTCCCTGCCTGTGCTACTCTTCCGCGAGGCTTTCCCCTCGCCCAACAACGGCACTGTGTGCTATGAGCGCATCGGTGGTGAGGACACGGCCAAGTGGCGAATCGTGCTGCGGATCCTGCCACAGACCTTCGGCTTCGCCCTGCCCCTCCTGATAATGCTCTTCTGCTATGGCGTCACCATCCACACCCTGCTGCAGACCAAAAATGCCCAGAAGCAGCGGGCCATGAAGGTCATCTTCGCTGTGGTGCTGGTCTTCCTCATCTGCTGGCTGCCCTACAACATCACGTTG GTCCTGGGCTTCGCCCACAGCTGCatcaaccccatcatctacgcTTTCATCGGACAGAAGTTTCGCAACAGCTTCCTCAAGATTCTGGCACAGCGCGGGCTCatcagcaaggatgctgtggcccGCTATGGCCGCACCTCCTACGCCTCCACCTCTGGCAACACTTCCACCACCCTTTGA
- the LOC136103265 gene encoding C-X-C chemokine receptor type 2-like isoform X1: MKSEGYWACCTRGCMRDSVHLQHCPLPDIVWTWATVEQWRGLRGDLGAMETPGDPEVLSSLAHTILPPYPDAALCSTGKMESYSFSGDLSNLLFNYTYDYSTAMPDTAISAAPCRPDSSVLNKYLVVVIYCLVFILSVVGNGLVVLVVTSSHTNRSVTDVYLLNLAVADLLFALSLPLWAAYRAHEWIFGTVMCKAISMLQEANFYSGILLLACISVDRYLAIVYATRAATEKRHWVKFVCLGIWVFSVLFSLPVLLFREAFPSPNNGTVCYERIGGEDTAKWRIVLRILPQTFGFALPLLIMLFCYGVTIHTLLQTKNAQKQRAMKVIFAVVLVFLICWLPYNITLVSDTLMRTQAIAETCERRNRIDMALSVTQVLGFAHSCINPIIYAFIGQKFRNSFLKILAQRGLISKDAVARYGRTSYASTSGNTSTTL, encoded by the coding sequence ATGAAGTCTGAGGGGTACTGGGCATGTTGTACAAGGGGATGTATGAGGGACAGTGTCCACCTGCAGCACTGCCCATTACCTGACATAGTGTGGACATGGGCCACAGTGGAGCAATGGAGGGGGCTGAGAGGGGACCTGGGGGCAATGGAGACACCAGGGGATCCAGAGGTGCTGTCATCCCTTGCCCACACCATCCTCCCACCCTACCCTGATGCTGCTTTGTGCTCCACAGGCAAAATGGAGTCCTACTCCTTCAGTGGGGATTTATCCAACCTCCTCTTCAACTATACCTATGACTATAGCACGGCCATGCCCGACACTGCTATCTCTGCTGCTCCATGCCGGCCTGACAGCTCGGTCCTCAATAAGTACCTAGTGGTGGTGATCTACTGCCTCGTCTTCATCCTCAGTGTGGTGGGCAatgggctggtggtgctggtggtgacCTCCAGCCACACCAACCGCTCTGTCACTGATGTCTACCTGCTCAACCTGGCTGTGGCAGACCTGCTCTTCGCCCTCAGCCTGCCACTCTGGGCTGCCTACCGAGCCCATGAGTGGATCTTCGGCACCGTGATGTGCAAAGCCATCTCCATGCTGCAGGAGGCCAACTTCTACAGTGGCATCCTGCTGCTGGCCTGCATCAGTGTGGACCGCTACCTGGCCATTGTCTATGCCACGCGGGCTGCCACTGAGAAGAGGCACTGGGTGAAGTTTGTCTGCTTGGGCATCTGGGTCTTCTCTGTGTTGTTCTCCCTGCCTGTGCTACTCTTCCGCGAGGCTTTCCCCTCGCCCAACAACGGCACTGTGTGCTATGAGCGCATCGGTGGTGAGGACACGGCCAAGTGGCGAATCGTGCTGCGGATCCTGCCACAGACCTTCGGCTTCGCCCTGCCCCTCCTGATAATGCTCTTCTGCTATGGCGTCACCATCCACACCCTGCTGCAGACCAAAAATGCCCAGAAGCAGCGGGCCATGAAGGTCATCTTCGCTGTGGTGCTGGTCTTCCTCATCTGCTGGCTGCCCTACAACATCACGTTGGTGAGTGACACCCTCATGAGGACACAGGCCATTGCTGAGACCTGCGAGAGAAGGAACCGCATCGACATGGCCCTCTCTGTTACACAGGTCCTGGGCTTCGCCCACAGCTGCatcaaccccatcatctacgcTTTCATCGGACAGAAGTTTCGCAACAGCTTCCTCAAGATTCTGGCACAGCGCGGGCTCatcagcaaggatgctgtggcccGCTATGGCCGCACCTCCTACGCCTCCACCTCTGGCAACACTTCCACCACCCTTTGA
- the RUFY4 gene encoding RUN and FYVE domain-containing protein 4, whose product MSGNGELNRVIKDLQKTVAELNHSYQEQNLPVTDGSRELHSLCAQLEFLLQFDMKEKRSFFGQRKDYWDFLCQGLARCRQEHEGIRFVTSLDKLKTPVGRGRAFLRYCLVHRQLAESLQLCLLDLESLREWYYARSPFLSPQHRAEILVSLYELDGITFHLALHRADLDIAWPMFSETLVRPNVMAGSSPAKTALQTDNTSIKAHGWPDGIAHSTAAPHGVPAHPCSPTLAAPSAESVEVEDAEWDVEDKEMKKNVEEEGEKEVKDEKEEEEDDEEEVEDAEVDEEDVQVEKDVEEEDEEELEEDEKEVKHVDVEELEDAHGSGKAFQPSGDRELGTSSLPSMEVIPGSPPLVPSQPSRTEASLRVLVSQLQAELEQQEVASRALSAQLAREKRRHQQQEEASAQWAQLQAQEAEALRETNIFLVQALEATMAAGDPGALVRAQEEAQGWREAAEERDTRLAGALAEAAALALRLQDCQVALAAAEGRTDALGDAGAPDEVATVKEVLQRALELACRPQEPPLDLQADEEPVTAAGMAMRLAALAAAAREEARQSWQQLQVQRQEVARLQEQLSRARQDRERWASALQRAQREALEREAMRGAEQARQQELIRDMKGRLLELLREKDALWQKTEGIDNPMSSPAPCDAGLCARCRKDFRLLSRRYNCRLCHSKVCHTCSVDVGKQGRCCLLCYQQRHPQTT is encoded by the exons ATGTCAGGGAACGGGGAGCTCAACCGCGTCATCAAGGACCTGCAGA AGACTGTGGCTGAGCTGAACCACAGCTATCAGGAGCAGAACCTGCCGGTGACGGATGGGAGCCGGGAGCTGCACAGCCTCTGTGCCCAGCTGGAGTTCCTCCTTCAG TTTGACATGAAGGAGAAGAGGAGCTTCTTCGGGCAGCGGAAGGACTATTGGGACTTCTTGTGTCAGGGTCTGGCACGATGCCGTCAGGAGCATGAGGGCATTCGCTTTGTCACCTCACTGGACAAG ctgAAGACCCCCGTGGGCAGGGGTCGAGCCTTCCTGCGGTACTGCCTGGTGCACCGACAGCTGGCAGAgtccctgcagctctgcctccTTGACCTTGAGAGCCTCCG TGAGTGGTACTATGCCCGCAGCCCCTTCCTGAGCCCCCAGCACCGGGCAGAGATTCTGGTCAGCCTCTATGAGCTGGATGGCATCACCTTCCACCTGGCCTTGCACAGGGCTGACCTGGACATTGCCTGGCCCATGTTCTCTGA GACACTGGTACGGCCCAATGTGATGGCTGGGAGCAGCCCAGCAAAGACAGCCCTGCAGACAGACAACACGAGCATCAAGGCACATGGATGGCCTGATGGCATTGCCCATTCCACCGCTGCACCCCATGGGGTGCCAGCCCACCCATGCTCACCTACTTTGGCTGCCCCGAGTGCAGAGAGTGTAGAGGTGGAGGATGCGGAGTGGGATGTGGAGGACAAGGAGATGAAGAAGAATGTGGAAGAGGAAGGTGAAAAGGAGGTGAAGgatgagaaggaggaagaggaagacgatgaggaggaggtggaggatgcAGAGGTGGACGAGGAAGATGTGCAGGTGGAGAAGGATGtggaagaggaagatgaagaggagctggaggaggatgAGAAGGAGGTGAAGCATGTGGATGTGGaggagctggaggatgcacatgGCTCTGGCAAAGCATTCCAGCCCAGTGGTGACAGGGAGCTGGGCACATCCTCGTTGCCCAGCATGGAGGTCATTCCAGGTTCCCCACCACTGGTGCCCAGCCAGCCAAGCAGGACGGAGGCATCCCTGCGGGTGCTTGTgtcccagctgcaggctgagctggagcagcaggaggtggcaTCGCGGGCGCTGTCAGCCCAGCTGGCAAGGGAGAAGCGGCGgcaccagcagcaggaggaggccaGTGCCCAGTGggcccagctgcaggcacaggagGCTGAGGCACTGCGGGAAACCAACATCTTCCTGGTGCAGGCACTGGAGGCAACGATGgcagcaggggacccaggggcACTGGTGCGGGCACAGGAGGAGGCGCAGGGCTGGCGAGAGGCGGCAGAGGAGCGGGACACCCGCCTGGCCGGGGCgctggcagaggcagcagcactgGCCTTGCGCCTGCAGGACTGCCAGGTGGcactggcagcagcagagggacgGACGGATGCACTAGGTGATGCTGGTGCCCCAGACGAGGTGGCCACTGTGAAGGAGGTGctgcagcgggcgctggagctCGCCTGCAGGCCACAGGAGCCCCCGCTGGACCTCCAGGCAGACGAAGAGCCTGTCACAGCCGCTGGCATGGCCATG CGCTTGGCCGCTCTGGCTGCCGCAGCAAGGGAGGAGGCCcggcagagctggcagcagctccaggtgcAGCGGCAAGAGGTGGcacggctgcaggagcagctcagcag GGCCCGGCAGGACAGGGAGCGCTGGGCATCAGCACTGCAGCGGGCGCAGCGGGAGGCCCTGGAGCGGGAGGCCATGCGCGGTGCCGAGCAGGCACGGCAGCAGGAGCTCATCCGCGACATGAAGgggcggctgctggagctgctgcg GGAGAAAGATGCCCTGTGGCAGAAGACAGAGGGCATCGACAACCCAATGTCCAGCCCAGCACCCTGCGACGCAGGTCTGTGTGCCCGCTGTCGCAAAGATTTCCGCCTCCTCTCCCGGCGGTACAACTGCAG GCTGTGCCACAGCAAGGTGTGCCACACATGCTCCGTGGATGTGGGCAAGCAGGGGCGCTGCTGTCTGCTGTGCTACCAGCAAAGGCACCCACAGACTACATGA
- the LOC136103265 gene encoding C-X-C chemokine receptor type 2-like isoform X3: MESYSFSGDLSNLLFNYTYDYSTAMPDTAISAAPCRPDSSVLNKYLVVVIYCLVFILSVVGNGLVVLVVTSSHTNRSVTDVYLLNLAVADLLFALSLPLWAAYRAHEWIFGTVMCKAISMLQEANFYSGILLLACISVDRYLAIVYATRAATEKRHWVKFVCLGIWVFSVLFSLPVLLFREAFPSPNNGTVCYERIGGEDTAKWRIVLRILPQTFGFALPLLIMLFCYGVTIHTLLQTKNAQKQRAMKVIFAVVLVFLICWLPYNITLVSDTLMRTQAIAETCERRNRIDMALSVTQVLGFAHSCINPIIYAFIGQKFRNSFLKILAQRGLISKDAVARYGRTSYASTSGNTSTTL; the protein is encoded by the coding sequence ATGGAGTCCTACTCCTTCAGTGGGGATTTATCCAACCTCCTCTTCAACTATACCTATGACTATAGCACGGCCATGCCCGACACTGCTATCTCTGCTGCTCCATGCCGGCCTGACAGCTCGGTCCTCAATAAGTACCTAGTGGTGGTGATCTACTGCCTCGTCTTCATCCTCAGTGTGGTGGGCAatgggctggtggtgctggtggtgacCTCCAGCCACACCAACCGCTCTGTCACTGATGTCTACCTGCTCAACCTGGCTGTGGCAGACCTGCTCTTCGCCCTCAGCCTGCCACTCTGGGCTGCCTACCGAGCCCATGAGTGGATCTTCGGCACCGTGATGTGCAAAGCCATCTCCATGCTGCAGGAGGCCAACTTCTACAGTGGCATCCTGCTGCTGGCCTGCATCAGTGTGGACCGCTACCTGGCCATTGTCTATGCCACGCGGGCTGCCACTGAGAAGAGGCACTGGGTGAAGTTTGTCTGCTTGGGCATCTGGGTCTTCTCTGTGTTGTTCTCCCTGCCTGTGCTACTCTTCCGCGAGGCTTTCCCCTCGCCCAACAACGGCACTGTGTGCTATGAGCGCATCGGTGGTGAGGACACGGCCAAGTGGCGAATCGTGCTGCGGATCCTGCCACAGACCTTCGGCTTCGCCCTGCCCCTCCTGATAATGCTCTTCTGCTATGGCGTCACCATCCACACCCTGCTGCAGACCAAAAATGCCCAGAAGCAGCGGGCCATGAAGGTCATCTTCGCTGTGGTGCTGGTCTTCCTCATCTGCTGGCTGCCCTACAACATCACGTTGGTGAGTGACACCCTCATGAGGACACAGGCCATTGCTGAGACCTGCGAGAGAAGGAACCGCATCGACATGGCCCTCTCTGTTACACAGGTCCTGGGCTTCGCCCACAGCTGCatcaaccccatcatctacgcTTTCATCGGACAGAAGTTTCGCAACAGCTTCCTCAAGATTCTGGCACAGCGCGGGCTCatcagcaaggatgctgtggcccGCTATGGCCGCACCTCCTACGCCTCCACCTCTGGCAACACTTCCACCACCCTTTGA